Proteins from a genomic interval of Qipengyuania sp. JC766:
- the serA gene encoding phosphoglycerate dehydrogenase, translated as MSQKPKVLISDKLDPQAAAIFEERGCEVDVKPGMTPDELKAVIGEYDGLAIRSATKVTADILDAATNLKVVGRAGIGVDNVDIPYASGKGVVVMNTPFGNSITTAEHAIAMIMALARQIPAADRRTQAGEWPKSDFMGVEVTGKTLGLIGAGNIGSIVASRAQGLRMKVIAYDPFLTEDRAVELGIEKVDLDGLLARADFITLHTPLTDQTRNILGRENLAKTKKGVRIVNCARGGLIDEAALKDMLDSGHVAGAALDVFETEPAKESPLFGTPGFVSTPHLGASTTEAQVNVALQVAEQMSDYLVSGGVTNALNMPSLSAEEAPKLRPYMALAEKLGSLVGQLAHGNLTQISVEREGAAAQLNGKPITGAVLAGFMRRYSDTVNMVNAPYLAKERGLEVREIRNEREGAYSTLVRVGVGTSEGDRSVSGTLFGSDAPRLVEIFGVRVEANLDGHMLYVVNEDAPGFIGRIGSLLGEAGINIGNFNLGRREAGGEAVVLLSVDQPISPEIVARAEALEGVKTVIPLEF; from the coding sequence GTGTCCCAGAAACCCAAAGTCCTGATTTCCGACAAGCTCGACCCGCAGGCCGCCGCCATCTTCGAGGAGCGCGGCTGCGAGGTGGACGTGAAGCCCGGCATGACGCCGGACGAACTCAAAGCCGTGATCGGCGAATATGACGGCCTCGCCATCCGCTCTGCCACCAAGGTGACCGCCGACATCCTCGATGCCGCGACCAACCTCAAGGTCGTCGGCCGCGCGGGCATCGGGGTCGACAATGTCGACATCCCCTATGCCAGCGGGAAGGGCGTGGTCGTGATGAACACGCCGTTCGGCAATTCGATCACCACGGCGGAACACGCCATAGCGATGATCATGGCGCTCGCTCGCCAGATCCCCGCCGCCGACCGCCGCACGCAGGCGGGCGAATGGCCCAAGAGCGACTTCATGGGCGTGGAAGTGACCGGCAAGACGCTGGGCCTGATCGGCGCGGGCAATATCGGCTCCATCGTCGCCAGCCGCGCGCAGGGGCTGCGGATGAAGGTCATCGCCTACGATCCCTTCCTGACGGAAGACCGCGCGGTGGAACTGGGGATCGAGAAGGTCGATCTCGACGGACTGCTCGCGCGCGCAGATTTCATCACGCTCCACACCCCGCTGACGGACCAGACGCGGAATATCCTGGGTCGCGAGAACCTGGCGAAGACGAAGAAGGGCGTGCGCATCGTCAATTGCGCGCGCGGCGGCCTGATCGACGAAGCCGCGCTCAAGGACATGCTGGACAGCGGGCACGTTGCGGGCGCGGCGCTCGACGTGTTCGAGACCGAACCGGCCAAGGAAAGCCCGCTGTTCGGCACGCCGGGTTTCGTCTCCACCCCGCATCTCGGCGCGTCCACCACCGAAGCGCAGGTCAATGTCGCGCTGCAGGTGGCCGAGCAGATGAGCGACTACCTCGTCAGCGGCGGCGTCACCAACGCGCTCAACATGCCCAGCCTCAGCGCCGAGGAAGCGCCCAAGCTGCGGCCCTACATGGCGCTGGCTGAAAAGCTGGGCTCGCTGGTCGGGCAATTGGCGCACGGCAACCTGACGCAGATCAGCGTGGAGCGCGAAGGCGCCGCCGCGCAGCTGAACGGCAAGCCCATCACCGGCGCCGTGCTGGCGGGCTTCATGCGCCGCTATTCGGACACGGTGAACATGGTCAACGCGCCCTATCTCGCCAAGGAACGCGGGCTGGAAGTGCGCGAGATCCGCAACGAGCGCGAAGGCGCCTATAGCACGCTGGTGCGCGTGGGCGTGGGCACCAGCGAAGGCGACCGGTCGGTGTCCGGCACGCTGTTCGGCAGCGACGCGCCGCGGCTGGTGGAAATCTTCGGCGTGCGGGTGGAGGCCAATCTCGACGGGCACATGCTCTACGTCGTGAACGAGGACGCACCCGGCTTCATCGGCCGCATCGGTTCGCTGTTGGGCGAGGCGGGCATCAACATCGGCAACTTCAACCTCGGCCGGCGCGAGGCGGGCGGGGAAGCGGTCGTTCTGCTGAGTGTCGACCAGCCGATCTCGCCCGAGATCGTGGCCCGGGCCGAAGCGCTTGAAGGCGTGAAGACCGTCATCCCGCTGGAGTTCTGA
- a CDS encoding phosphoserine transaminase codes for MTEHVSEPALKPDRPQFSSGPTVKFPGWSLDKLHTESLGRSHRSAVGKARLKYAIDLSKELLGIPDDYLVGIMPASDTGAIEAAMWSMLDPARPATVAAWESFGNVWIQDAVKQLKLPRLQVLDADYGEIPDLAQIPQENDVVFTWNGTTSGARIPDTDWLAEGREGITINDATSAIFAQEMDWPKLDATTYSWQKVMGSEAQHGMLILSPKAVERIESYDPEWPLPKLFRMKKGGKINTGIFEGATINTPSLLATEDYIAALEWAKSIGGRTALFERADANAKVLTDWIEATPWLRNMVSDPAKRTNTGVCFVFQGEWYDGLSDEDKAGVPKTIVKMLEERGVGYDFNGYRDAPPSLRVWCGGTVEQEDVKRLLPWIEWAYHQVKAGA; via the coding sequence ATGACTGAACACGTTAGCGAACCGGCGCTGAAGCCGGATCGTCCGCAATTTTCTTCCGGTCCCACGGTCAAGTTCCCGGGCTGGTCCCTCGACAAGCTGCACACCGAATCGCTCGGCCGTTCGCACCGTTCCGCGGTGGGCAAGGCGCGGCTGAAATACGCCATCGACCTGTCGAAGGAACTGCTCGGCATCCCGGACGACTACCTCGTCGGCATCATGCCCGCGTCCGATACCGGCGCGATCGAGGCGGCGATGTGGAGCATGCTCGATCCCGCGCGCCCGGCCACGGTCGCTGCGTGGGAAAGCTTCGGCAACGTGTGGATCCAGGACGCGGTGAAGCAGCTGAAGCTGCCCCGCCTGCAGGTGCTGGACGCCGATTACGGGGAGATCCCCGACCTTGCGCAGATCCCGCAGGAAAACGACGTCGTCTTCACCTGGAACGGCACGACGTCGGGCGCGCGTATCCCGGACACGGACTGGCTGGCCGAAGGGCGCGAGGGCATCACCATCAACGATGCCACCAGCGCCATCTTCGCGCAGGAGATGGACTGGCCCAAGCTCGATGCCACGACCTATTCCTGGCAGAAGGTGATGGGCTCCGAAGCGCAGCACGGGATGCTGATCCTGAGCCCGAAGGCGGTGGAGCGGATCGAGAGCTACGATCCCGAATGGCCGCTGCCCAAGCTGTTCCGCATGAAGAAGGGCGGCAAGATCAACACCGGCATCTTCGAAGGCGCGACGATCAACACGCCGAGCCTGCTGGCGACCGAGGATTACATCGCCGCGCTGGAATGGGCGAAGTCGATCGGCGGGCGCACCGCGCTGTTCGAACGGGCCGACGCCAATGCGAAGGTCCTGACCGACTGGATCGAGGCGACGCCGTGGCTGCGCAACATGGTCTCCGACCCTGCCAAGCGGACCAACACCGGCGTGTGCTTCGTCTTCCAGGGCGAGTGGTACGATGGCCTGTCCGACGAGGACAAGGCGGGCGTGCCTAAGACAATCGTCAAGATGCTGGAGGAACGCGGCGTCGGGTACGATTTCAACGGCTATCGCGACGCGCCGCCGTCCTTGCGCGTGTGGTGCGGCGGCACGGTCGAGCAGGAGGACGTGAAGCGCCTGCTGCCCTGGATCGAGTGGGCCTACCACCAGGTCAAGGCCGGCGCCTGA
- a CDS encoding glycosyltransferase family 1 protein, translating into MDVTDLRIALFSGNYNYTRDGANQALNRLVGTLLDRGAAVRVYSPKVAEPDFEPTGDLVNVPNIRMPVKGRGEYRLPTGINDEVRADLEAFAPNTLHLSSPDFAAQAALKWARKRDIPVLASVHTRFETYPRYYGLGFLEGFVEAMLRRFYRKCDALVAPSESQVQTLIEQRMHSDISIWSRGVDRAVFASDKRDLDWRRQHGLADDDVAIVFLGRLVMEKGLEPFADTIIELRKLQAPHKVLVIGDGPARGWFEKALPGGIFVGFQTGPDLGRALASGDIFFNPSVTETFGNVTLEAMACGLPVVAAGATGSTSLVRPGQTGTIVPEGTPKAFAAALAPYCNDDALRRAHGRAGEERSKEFSWDAINDAVAQTYLRLHAERGR; encoded by the coding sequence ATGGACGTGACCGACCTGCGCATCGCGCTCTTCAGCGGCAACTACAACTACACCCGCGACGGGGCCAACCAGGCGCTCAACCGGCTGGTGGGCACGCTGCTGGATCGCGGCGCAGCGGTGCGCGTCTATTCGCCCAAGGTGGCCGAGCCCGATTTCGAACCGACCGGCGACCTCGTGAACGTGCCCAACATCCGCATGCCGGTGAAGGGGCGCGGGGAATACCGCCTGCCGACCGGCATCAACGACGAGGTGCGCGCCGACTTGGAAGCGTTCGCGCCCAACACGCTGCACCTGTCCTCGCCCGATTTCGCCGCGCAGGCGGCGCTCAAATGGGCGCGCAAGCGGGACATCCCCGTGCTGGCGAGCGTGCACACCCGGTTCGAGACCTATCCGCGCTACTACGGGCTGGGTTTCCTGGAAGGCTTCGTCGAGGCGATGCTGCGCCGCTTCTATCGCAAGTGCGATGCGCTGGTCGCGCCGTCCGAAAGCCAGGTGCAGACCTTGATCGAGCAGCGGATGCATTCGGACATCTCGATCTGGTCGCGCGGGGTGGACCGCGCCGTGTTCGCCTCGGACAAGCGGGATCTCGACTGGCGCCGCCAGCACGGACTCGCCGACGACGACGTGGCGATCGTCTTCCTCGGCCGGCTGGTCATGGAAAAGGGGCTGGAGCCGTTTGCCGACACGATCATCGAACTGCGCAAGCTGCAGGCCCCGCACAAGGTGCTGGTGATCGGAGACGGGCCGGCGCGCGGCTGGTTCGAAAAGGCCTTGCCGGGCGGCATCTTCGTCGGCTTCCAGACCGGACCGGATCTCGGCCGGGCGCTGGCGAGCGGCGACATCTTCTTCAACCCGTCCGTGACCGAAACCTTCGGCAATGTGACGCTGGAAGCCATGGCCTGCGGCCTGCCGGTCGTGGCCGCCGGCGCGACGGGCAGCACCAGCCTGGTCCGGCCGGGACAGACCGGGACGATCGTTCCCGAAGGCACGCCGAAAGCGTTTGCCGCCGCCCTCGCCCCCTATTGCAACGACGACGCGCTGCGCCGCGCGCATGGACGGGCGGGCGAGGAACGCAGCAAGGAATTCAGCTGGGACGCGATCAACGACGCGGTGGCGCAGACCTACCTGCGCCTCCACGCCGAACGCGGCCGCTAG
- a CDS encoding replication-associated recombination protein A produces the protein MADLFGDDLPPADAPETRREDAPLADRLRPRVLGEVVGQDHLTGPEGAIGRMVAAGKLSSMILWGPPGTGKTTIARLLADAVGMRFEAVSAVFSGVADLKKAFAAADKAAAAGQRTLLFVDEIHRFNRAQQDGFLPFVERGTVTLVGATTENPSFALNAALLSRAQVLILERLGHQALGQLLDRAEELEGALPLTEPARDALVASADGDGRFLLNQAEVLYNARIGEPLDPAALGSFLQRRVAVYDKDRDGHYNLISALHKSVRGSDPQAALYYLARMLTAGEEPRYVARRLVRMAVEDIGLADPNALVQCMAARDTYEFLGSPEGELALVQACLYLATAPKSNAVYKAQKAAFRSAKETGSLMPPANILNAPTKLMKDIGYGKGYSYDHDADEGFSGDDYWPEEMDGQTYYEPVERGFERKIRERMAYWDKLRSERA, from the coding sequence ATGGCCGACCTCTTTGGCGACGATCTACCCCCGGCTGATGCCCCCGAGACCCGGCGCGAGGATGCGCCGCTGGCCGACCGCCTGCGTCCACGCGTGCTGGGCGAAGTGGTGGGGCAGGACCACCTGACCGGGCCGGAAGGCGCGATCGGGCGCATGGTCGCTGCGGGCAAGCTGTCCAGCATGATCCTGTGGGGCCCGCCCGGCACCGGCAAGACCACCATCGCGCGCCTGCTGGCCGACGCGGTGGGGATGCGGTTCGAGGCGGTCAGCGCCGTATTCAGCGGCGTCGCCGACCTCAAAAAGGCGTTCGCCGCGGCGGACAAGGCGGCCGCCGCGGGCCAGCGCACGCTGCTGTTCGTGGACGAGATCCACCGCTTCAACCGCGCGCAGCAGGACGGCTTCCTGCCCTTCGTGGAACGCGGCACGGTGACGCTGGTCGGCGCGACGACGGAGAACCCCAGCTTCGCCCTCAACGCCGCGCTTCTAAGCCGGGCGCAGGTGCTGATCCTCGAACGGCTGGGCCACCAGGCGCTCGGCCAGCTGCTCGACCGGGCGGAAGAGCTGGAAGGTGCCCTGCCCCTGACCGAACCGGCGCGCGATGCGCTGGTGGCGAGCGCGGACGGGGATGGCCGGTTCCTGCTCAACCAGGCGGAAGTCCTGTACAACGCTCGCATTGGAGAACCGCTCGACCCGGCGGCGCTGGGCAGTTTCCTGCAGCGCCGGGTGGCCGTGTACGACAAGGATCGCGACGGCCATTACAACCTGATCAGCGCGCTTCACAAATCGGTGCGCGGGTCCGACCCGCAGGCGGCGCTCTATTACCTCGCCCGGATGCTGACCGCGGGCGAGGAACCGCGCTACGTCGCCCGGCGGCTGGTGCGCATGGCGGTGGAGGATATCGGCCTCGCCGATCCCAATGCGCTGGTGCAGTGCATGGCGGCGCGCGACACCTACGAATTCCTCGGCAGTCCGGAAGGCGAACTGGCGCTGGTGCAGGCGTGCCTCTACCTCGCCACGGCGCCCAAATCGAACGCGGTCTACAAGGCGCAGAAGGCGGCCTTCCGCAGCGCGAAGGAAACCGGCAGCCTGATGCCGCCCGCCAATATCCTCAACGCGCCGACGAAGCTGATGAAGGATATCGGCTACGGCAAGGGCTACAGCTACGACCACGACGCGGACGAGGGCTTTTCCGGCGACGATTACTGGCCGGAGGAGATGGACGGGCAGACCTATTACGAGCCGGTCGAACGCGGCTTCGAACGCAAGATCCGCGAGCGGATGGCGTATTGGGACAAGCTGCGAAGCGAACGCGCGTGA
- the queF gene encoding preQ(1) synthase: MNDTLNTTQLGKQTPLPQSPDEAQLDYVPNPRSGTTYLVRFAAPEFTSLCPVTGQPDFAHLVIDYAPAQTIVESKSLKLFLGSFRNHNGFHEDVTVGIGQRLVDEMQPQWLRIGGYWYPRGGIPIDVFWQSGPPPEGLWVPDQGVPGYRGRG; this comes from the coding sequence ATGAACGACACACTCAACACGACGCAACTCGGCAAGCAGACGCCGCTTCCGCAATCGCCGGACGAGGCGCAGCTCGACTACGTGCCCAACCCGCGCAGCGGAACGACCTACCTAGTGCGCTTCGCCGCGCCGGAATTCACCTCGCTCTGCCCGGTCACCGGCCAGCCCGATTTCGCCCATCTCGTGATCGATTACGCGCCTGCGCAAACGATCGTGGAATCGAAGAGCCTCAAGCTGTTCCTCGGCAGCTTTCGCAACCACAACGGCTTCCACGAGGACGTGACGGTCGGCATCGGCCAGCGGCTGGTGGACGAGATGCAGCCGCAATGGCTGCGCATCGGCGGCTACTGGTACCCGCGCGGCGGCATCCCGATCGACGTATTCTGGCAGAGCGGCCCGCCGCCCGAAGGCCTGTGGGTCCCCGACCAGGGCGTCCCCGGCTATCGCGGGCGGGGTTAG
- a CDS encoding sulfurtransferase codes for MDMLVSTDWLAGELGADDLVVLDASAHLPDSGIDAAREYAAAHIPGARFLDLPGFFDPESPVPKAVPTRRQFEERLRSLGIAETTRVVLYDASKLRSSARAWLIFDRFGFGRVAILDGGFEKWRAEDRPVESGEPETKAAEYRSEIDVPEGIRSKAEMLENCETRAEQVVDARDADRFTAASDDAVHGLAGGHIPGARNLFFRDLLNADGTFREPDALRRAFEDAGIDPAGPLVATCGSGVTASVVLFAHRLLGHDHGALYDGSWAEWGADPETPKEGGPAL; via the coding sequence ATGGACATGCTCGTATCCACCGACTGGCTGGCCGGAGAACTGGGCGCGGACGATCTGGTCGTCCTCGACGCTTCGGCCCACTTGCCCGATTCCGGCATCGATGCCGCCCGCGAATATGCCGCTGCGCACATTCCCGGGGCCCGCTTCCTAGACCTGCCCGGCTTCTTCGATCCGGAATCGCCGGTTCCCAAGGCCGTGCCCACCCGCCGCCAGTTCGAGGAGCGGCTGCGTTCGCTCGGCATCGCGGAGACCACGCGGGTCGTCCTCTACGATGCGAGCAAGCTGCGCAGTTCGGCCCGCGCCTGGCTGATCTTCGACCGCTTCGGTTTCGGCCGGGTCGCGATCCTCGACGGCGGGTTCGAGAAATGGCGGGCCGAGGACCGCCCCGTCGAAAGCGGCGAGCCGGAAACGAAGGCGGCCGAATACCGCTCCGAAATCGACGTGCCCGAGGGCATCCGCAGCAAGGCGGAGATGCTGGAAAACTGCGAGACACGGGCGGAGCAGGTGGTGGATGCGCGCGATGCGGACCGCTTCACCGCCGCGAGCGACGACGCGGTCCACGGCCTCGCCGGCGGTCACATCCCGGGCGCGCGCAACCTGTTCTTCCGCGACCTGCTGAACGCGGACGGCACCTTCAGGGAGCCAGACGCGCTGCGCCGCGCGTTCGAGGATGCCGGGATCGATCCGGCCGGCCCGCTGGTCGCCACCTGCGGGAGCGGCGTGACCGCATCGGTGGTCCTGTTCGCGCACCGCCTGCTCGGGCACGATCACGGCGCGCTCTACGACGGCAGCTGGGCCGAATGGGGCGCCGATCCGGAAACCCCCAAGGAAGGCGGGCCCGCGCTTTGA
- the metC gene encoding cystathionine beta-lyase, protein MGRRSGNPQGRRARALTDKTDREKRTATRLVEAGRRKEWTGPVVNPPVWRASTHLYPDTKALRSGPARNEDGRFFYGRRGGPTQWALADALTELEAGAAGTVLYPSGVAAIAGALLAVLDPGDVLLVTDNAYDPTRSMATGLLKRLGVETRFFDPLDIDGFAGRFCDRTKAVMLENPGSLTMDVCDAPALAEIARRHGATSIIDNTWATALGFPALENGIDISVMSLTKHVGGHSDLLMGSASAGERWYRELRRTAQELGQVVSPDDAALALRSLRTMGLRLKASTAGAVAVADWLQSRPEVAQVLCPPLPGAPGHDLWQSQFKGGCGLFSFVLATQDASARAALIDALDLFGIGFSWGGFESLAIPFDAGTMRTDSPWPPESWPGGATLGIRLSIGLEDPEDLIADLERGFAAMERA, encoded by the coding sequence ATGGGGCGCCGATCCGGAAACCCCCAAGGAAGGCGGGCCCGCGCTTTGACCGACAAGACCGACAGGGAAAAGCGCACCGCCACGCGGCTGGTGGAAGCCGGGCGGCGCAAGGAATGGACCGGGCCGGTGGTCAATCCGCCGGTCTGGCGCGCGAGCACGCACCTCTATCCCGACACCAAGGCGCTGCGCAGCGGCCCCGCGCGCAACGAGGACGGACGCTTCTTCTACGGCCGCCGCGGCGGGCCCACGCAATGGGCGCTGGCCGACGCGCTGACGGAACTGGAGGCGGGCGCCGCCGGCACGGTGCTCTACCCCAGCGGTGTCGCGGCGATCGCGGGCGCGCTGCTGGCGGTGCTCGATCCGGGCGACGTGCTGCTGGTCACCGACAATGCCTACGATCCGACGCGGTCCATGGCGACCGGTCTGCTCAAGCGGCTGGGCGTGGAGACGCGCTTCTTCGACCCGCTCGACATCGACGGGTTCGCAGGCAGGTTCTGCGACCGGACGAAGGCGGTCATGCTGGAAAATCCCGGCAGCCTGACGATGGATGTCTGCGATGCGCCCGCGCTGGCGGAGATCGCCCGCCGCCACGGCGCGACCAGCATCATCGACAACACCTGGGCGACGGCACTGGGCTTCCCCGCGCTGGAAAACGGGATCGACATTTCGGTCATGAGCCTGACCAAGCATGTCGGCGGCCATTCCGACCTGCTGATGGGCAGCGCGAGCGCGGGCGAGCGCTGGTACCGCGAATTGCGCCGCACGGCGCAGGAGCTGGGCCAGGTAGTCTCCCCCGACGATGCGGCGCTGGCGCTGCGGTCCCTGCGCACCATGGGCCTGCGCCTGAAGGCATCGACGGCCGGTGCCGTGGCCGTTGCCGACTGGCTGCAATCCCGCCCCGAAGTGGCGCAGGTGCTCTGCCCACCCCTGCCCGGCGCGCCCGGCCATGACCTGTGGCAAAGCCAGTTCAAGGGCGGCTGCGGTCTGTTCAGCTTCGTCCTCGCCACGCAGGATGCCTCCGCCCGTGCGGCACTGATCGACGCGCTGGACCTCTTCGGCATCGGCTTCAGCTGGGGCGGGTTCGAAAGCCTCGCGATTCCCTTCGACGCGGGCACCATGCGCACGGATTCGCCCTGGCCGCCCGAAAGCTGGCCCGGTGGCGCGACGCTCGGCATTCGTCTATCGATCGGGCTCGAAGACCCCGAAGACCTGATCGCCGATCTCGAACGGGGCTTCGCGGCGATGGAGCGCGCATGA
- a CDS encoding mechanosensitive ion channel domain-containing protein, with product MSLPSNPAQAVIDAAEADTAPADEPTAVPLRDPETGDPLLDPDTGEQLRGIPDEQPTQFLDPDTGEVLLDADTGEPLSAIPEVAASPTPTPTETATEALTASDDIRESFSERSEAAGNLIERLDGLAIDLGTFHVSLWDVIIVFLVIGGVATGAYLASKLLHSVLKRVTKLDMTRRLLAEKIISLGVWALAFLIGINLLGIDLTALAVFSGAFGLAIGFGLQKTFGNLIAGIILLMDKSIKPGDVIVTADAAGNSVFGQIRKIGVRAVSIITRDQKEYLIPNENLMINQVENWSYSSKNVRIQVPVGVSYNADMKQAEELMLEAAKGCSRVLKTPPPVVWMAGYGESSVDFVIHCWIDDPESGVGNVQSEVLKNLWHLFVEHDVEIPFPQRDINLRSNEAFEQLTAAIAQRINKDG from the coding sequence ATGAGCTTGCCAAGCAATCCCGCCCAGGCCGTGATCGACGCGGCGGAGGCCGATACCGCGCCGGCGGACGAACCGACCGCGGTCCCGCTGCGCGATCCGGAAACGGGCGATCCGCTGCTGGACCCCGATACGGGCGAGCAGCTGCGCGGCATCCCGGACGAACAGCCGACGCAGTTCCTGGACCCGGACACGGGCGAGGTGCTGCTGGACGCCGACACCGGCGAGCCCCTGAGTGCCATTCCCGAAGTCGCCGCCTCCCCCACGCCGACGCCCACAGAGACCGCGACGGAGGCACTGACCGCGTCCGACGATATCCGGGAATCCTTCAGCGAACGGAGCGAGGCGGCCGGGAACCTGATCGAACGGCTGGACGGGCTGGCGATCGACCTCGGCACGTTCCACGTATCCCTGTGGGACGTCATCATCGTGTTCCTGGTCATCGGGGGCGTCGCCACCGGTGCGTATCTGGCGAGCAAGCTGCTCCACTCGGTGCTCAAGCGGGTGACCAAGCTCGACATGACGCGCCGGCTGCTGGCGGAAAAGATCATCAGCCTGGGTGTCTGGGCGCTCGCCTTCCTCATCGGCATCAATTTGCTGGGCATCGACCTGACGGCGCTGGCGGTCTTCTCCGGTGCCTTCGGCCTCGCCATCGGTTTCGGCCTGCAGAAGACCTTCGGCAACCTCATCGCCGGGATCATCCTGCTGATGGACAAGTCGATCAAGCCGGGCGACGTGATCGTGACTGCCGATGCGGCGGGCAATTCCGTCTTCGGCCAGATCCGCAAGATCGGCGTGCGCGCGGTGTCCATCATCACCCGGGACCAGAAGGAATATCTGATCCCGAACGAGAACCTGATGATCAATCAGGTCGAGAACTGGTCCTATTCCAGCAAGAACGTGCGGATCCAGGTGCCCGTCGGCGTCAGCTACAATGCCGACATGAAACAGGCCGAGGAACTTATGCTGGAAGCGGCCAAGGGCTGTTCGCGCGTCCTGAAGACGCCGCCGCCGGTGGTGTGGATGGCCGGATACGGGGAAAGCTCGGTCGATTTCGTGATCCATTGCTGGATCGACGATCCCGAAAGCGGCGTCGGCAACGTGCAGTCCGAAGTGCTGAAGAACCTCTGGCACCTGTTCGTGGAACACGACGTCGAAATCCCCTTCCCGCAGCGCGACATCAACCTGCGCAGCAACGAGGCGTTCGAGCAGCTGACGGCCGCCATCGCGCAGCGGATCAACAAGGACGGCTGA
- the cobA gene encoding uroporphyrinogen-III C-methyltransferase, whose protein sequence is MAQEITRTGTIHLVGAGPGDPDLLTLRAARLIKMARIIVHDGLVDPAILAMARPDARLVSVAKKRAHHTLPQEDICALLVREARAGHDVVRLKGGDPLVFGRGGEEAEAAHAAGVPVQIVPGISAANGAAAAAQIALTHRDASSIVSFVAGQCKGLSDQDWAGLAGKGRTLVIYMGVKTAPQIADKLMEDGLAPDMPVAVIENAARPQMRVLRGLLAGLPDLVTREDVQSPALIVIGEVTARGDVQVARTAHEAVT, encoded by the coding sequence ATGGCACAGGAAATCACCAGGACGGGGACCATCCACCTCGTCGGCGCAGGTCCGGGCGATCCCGACCTGCTGACGCTGCGCGCCGCGCGGCTGATCAAGATGGCGCGGATCATCGTCCATGACGGGCTGGTCGATCCGGCCATCCTCGCCATGGCACGGCCCGATGCGCGGCTGGTCTCGGTCGCCAAGAAGCGCGCGCACCATACCCTGCCGCAGGAAGACATCTGCGCCCTGCTGGTGCGCGAAGCGCGCGCCGGACACGATGTCGTCCGGTTGAAGGGCGGCGATCCGCTGGTCTTCGGGCGCGGCGGGGAAGAGGCCGAAGCGGCCCATGCCGCCGGCGTGCCGGTCCAAATCGTGCCCGGCATCAGCGCCGCCAACGGCGCGGCGGCCGCGGCGCAGATCGCCCTCACCCATCGCGATGCGTCCAGCATCGTCAGCTTCGTGGCCGGCCAGTGCAAGGGCCTGTCGGACCAGGACTGGGCGGGGCTTGCCGGGAAGGGCCGCACGCTGGTCATCTACATGGGTGTGAAGACCGCGCCGCAGATCGCCGACAAGCTGATGGAGGACGGCCTTGCGCCGGACATGCCCGTCGCCGTGATCGAGAACGCCGCGCGCCCGCAGATGCGGGTCCTGCGCGGACTGCTGGCGGGCCTTCCCGACCTCGTCACGCGCGAGGACGTGCAGAGCCCCGCGCTGATCGTGATCGGCGAGGTTACCGCGCGCGGCGACGTGCAGGTGGCGCGGACAGCGCACGAGGCGGTGACATGA
- a CDS encoding DUF2849 domain-containing protein → MKILTGNDLKTGAVVWWTGSEWSLHVEDAADVGDRADEIARREEAARRVNVPYAIDAELHEGHPRPAHIKDRVRALGPTVRPDLTLKPADPEIGNWVI, encoded by the coding sequence ATGAAAATCCTGACCGGAAACGACCTCAAGACTGGCGCGGTGGTCTGGTGGACCGGCAGCGAATGGTCGCTGCATGTGGAGGACGCCGCCGATGTCGGCGACCGGGCGGACGAGATCGCGCGGCGCGAGGAAGCCGCGCGGCGCGTCAACGTCCCCTACGCGATCGACGCCGAGCTGCACGAGGGCCACCCGCGCCCCGCGCATATCAAGGACCGCGTCCGCGCGCTGGGCCCCACCGTGCGCCCCGACCTGACTCTCAAACCGGCCGATCCCGAAATCGGCAACTGGGTGATCTGA